In Stanieria sp. NIES-3757, the DNA window GATTTATCTTCATCAAGGAAAAGTAGCTTATGCTACTAATTCTATCGACCCATTTGAAAGACTAGAACGTCACTTACGTCGTTTAAGTCATGAAACAACTGCTCTAAAAAATGAAGTACGTTCTTCTTTACAGTTATTCTTTGAAACAGAAATTGAAAACTCTGCTGAATTACCCTCAGATTATCAAGCAATCTGCTGGTTAATCGAGCAAAAATATCTGTCTGAAGAGCATGCAAATATTTTAATTGATAGATTAGTTAAAGAAGTTTTTGATTCTTGTATTTTATTACCAAATAGTTGCCAAAGAAATTTTAATAAAAATAATAAATTTACCCCTATTATTTGTTCATTTGAATTATCGACTTTAATTGAAGATACATCAAAAAAGCTAAAGATTTGGCAAAGTTTTACTCCTCATGTTTCTTCTTTATATCAACGTCCTTACTTTTTTAGTAAACCAGATGCTACGTTAGAACAGCAAAAAATTGGTAAAATTCTCCGAGGATTTAATTTTCGTCAATTATCAGCCATGCTGAACCAAGATGAATTGATGTTGGTTAAAAAATTCTATCCTTTAATTGCTAATAAAACTATTATTTTAAGAGAGCCACAACCACCTTTTGATCAAATACCAAAATTTTCTAAAGAGAATTTGGCAATTGTTAGCAGATCTTTATCTCAACAAAATATTAATGATCTAGATGACATTAACATACCTGATTTACCTAATAATGCACTTTCGCAAAAACAATGGAAAATAGTTTGTATTGATGATAGTCCGACTATTCTCAATGAGATTACAAGATTTTTGGAGAGAGACGACTTTTGTGTTTTCCCAATTACAGAGCCTTTAAAAGCTTTAATGAAAATTATTAGAATTCAACCAGACTTAATTTTATTAGATGTAGGAATGCCCAATATTGATGGTTATAAGTTATGCTCTTTGATTAGAAAATATTCAGCCTTTAAAGACACACCAATTGTAATGGTTACTGGCAATAAAGGGCTAATAGATCGAGCTAAAGCTAGAATGGCAGGAGCGACTGATTATATGACTAAGCCTTTTACTCAATCAGACTTGCTTAATATGGTTTTTAGGTATTTAACTTAAAAAAATTCAATTTTATTCTAATAGTTTTTGTGGAGTTTATAGAAAAAATGAGTACTGTTTTAGTTGTTGATGATACCCCTTCTACTAGAGAATTGATTTGTGGATATTTACGTAAAGCTGGCTACCAAGTCATTGAAGCTAATAATGGTAAAGAAGCTATGGAAAAAGCTTTATCACACAATCCTGATTTAGTTATTACTGATGTAGTTATGCCTGAAATGAATGGCTTTGAGCTTTGTCGTAGTCTTAAAAAAAATCCTACTACCCAAAATTTACGTATTGTAGTTTGTACATCTAAAAATCAAGATATTGATCGTTTGTGGGGGATGAAACAAGGAGCAGATATTTATTTAACTAAACCTTTTACTGAAGCAGAAATTATGGACGCTATTCAATCAATAAACCTTTAATTAATTACATTATCTAGGCAAGATTAGCGTTAAAAATAATTAACGCATTTATTCATGATTTTTATTTGCTATTGTCGATCAAAACGTAAAATTTAGTTTTCAATAAATTATTTTCACTATTATTTGAAATCTTAGTAAAAATAGTCAAAAAATTAGCAATTATCGAGTTATTTTCTCTTAATTTATGACTCAGAATAATTCTCAGCAAAGTCAAATTGAACCAAAACAAAGCAATATTGCTAAAAATATTGATTTATTTAAACTTGTAATTAAATCTTTTACTCAATCTGAAAGTAATCTTAGTTTTTATTTACTTAAAACAGTAATTACTGTAGCTTTATTTCCCTTAATAATTGTTAGTGGTATTGCTTATCAAATTATTCATCAATCTGCTGAAGAGAGGATTAATCAGCAGTTAATAGAACATTCATTGGTAACTAGTCAAATGACTGATGAAGTATTAACTGACGCATTGGCTCGTCTCAACACGATCGCACAAAATCCTTATGTAATTAATTCAGTGCGTACGGCAAGTGAACAAGCAAATCGAGACAAACTACCTCAACTTCCAATTAAACAAGTAGAAGAACGTTTTGCTGCTACCAAATTAATACAAAATAATCAAATTTTTAATGAGTACTTAAAAACCACAGCAAAAAATAGTGAATTTGCTGAAATTTTTATTACAGAAAAAAATGGTTTTAATGTTGCTTACAGTGAACTGACTTCTGATTTTGTCCAACGGGATGAAAGTTGGTGGCAATTAGCTAATTCTCAAAATAAATTTATCGGTGAATCTAGCTTTGATGAATCTGCTAATAGTTTTAGTTTTCCTTTAGTTCATAGTATTCGCGATCCAAAATCAGGAGAGTTTTTAGGAGTAATTAGATCAATTTTACCTTTTCAAGC includes these proteins:
- a CDS encoding response regulator receiver protein translates to MNQFSHQAINNKTDSVNFYPIDSLAELSNQQANGYLKIMNDNSIYWIYLHQGKVAYATNSIDPFERLERHLRRLSHETTALKNEVRSSLQLFFETEIENSAELPSDYQAICWLIEQKYLSEEHANILIDRLVKEVFDSCILLPNSCQRNFNKNNKFTPIICSFELSTLIEDTSKKLKIWQSFTPHVSSLYQRPYFFSKPDATLEQQKIGKILRGFNFRQLSAMLNQDELMLVKKFYPLIANKTIILREPQPPFDQIPKFSKENLAIVSRSLSQQNINDLDDINIPDLPNNALSQKQWKIVCIDDSPTILNEITRFLERDDFCVFPITEPLKALMKIIRIQPDLILLDVGMPNIDGYKLCSLIRKYSAFKDTPIVMVTGNKGLIDRAKARMAGATDYMTKPFTQSDLLNMVFRYLT
- a CDS encoding response regulator receiver protein, which codes for MSTVLVVDDTPSTRELICGYLRKAGYQVIEANNGKEAMEKALSHNPDLVITDVVMPEMNGFELCRSLKKNPTTQNLRIVVCTSKNQDIDRLWGMKQGADIYLTKPFTEAEIMDAIQSINL